A part of Streptomyces sp. NBC_01210 genomic DNA contains:
- a CDS encoding MFS transporter, producing the protein MFLTGLAALAVVPTLPAAARDLDGLSLYPLVAGCFVAASLLGGVLGGHWADRVGAQRPLAAGMVLAVVTLLVSGASTSIWQLAAGRFLDGLAGGMVAVSVNTAIGQAYPDRLRPRVLALMSACWIVPSLVGPPLAGLVAEWWSWRAVFFGLAALTVLPALVVVAMLRGPSWAAAPAPSGGMPPRPAPMVATAVSLGAALGQYGVSGWDRRHLLFAAGGLALLAAFTPRLLPPGTWRAARGLPATVLLRGLGSGVFFTLEAYVPLLLVTDRDAPPVVIGLAFTGAAMAWAGSSWMQGRLLEHCPRHRLVVAGAVVQAAAIALAVAGTLPVTPAYTAASAMIVAAVGMGMYAPSLTVLSLTHSPPGRQGYASSAMQTTQNLGQITVLGVSSALFNACLGAGSTEAVGYGAAFGLLLAPCILAALLAARARSA; encoded by the coding sequence ATGTTCCTGACCGGGCTCGCCGCCCTGGCAGTGGTCCCCACATTGCCGGCGGCTGCGCGGGACTTGGACGGATTGTCGCTCTACCCGCTGGTGGCAGGATGCTTCGTGGCCGCGAGTCTGCTCGGCGGGGTGCTCGGCGGTCATTGGGCAGACCGTGTCGGGGCGCAGCGTCCACTGGCGGCGGGCATGGTGCTGGCGGTAGTCACCCTGCTGGTCTCGGGCGCCAGCACCTCGATCTGGCAACTGGCGGCCGGGCGCTTCCTGGACGGGCTGGCGGGCGGGATGGTCGCGGTGTCGGTCAACACCGCTATCGGCCAGGCCTACCCCGACCGCCTGCGCCCGCGCGTTCTGGCGTTGATGAGTGCCTGCTGGATCGTCCCGTCGCTGGTCGGTCCTCCGCTGGCGGGGCTGGTGGCCGAGTGGTGGTCCTGGCGCGCGGTGTTCTTCGGTCTGGCAGCCCTCACCGTGCTGCCCGCGCTGGTAGTGGTGGCCATGCTGCGCGGTCCTTCCTGGGCGGCCGCGCCCGCGCCGTCGGGGGGCATGCCGCCGCGCCCGGCACCGATGGTCGCGACAGCGGTAAGCCTGGGTGCGGCGTTGGGGCAGTACGGCGTCTCCGGCTGGGACAGGCGCCACCTGCTGTTCGCGGCGGGCGGGCTCGCCCTGCTGGCGGCGTTCACGCCGCGGCTGCTGCCGCCGGGCACGTGGCGTGCCGCGCGCGGCCTGCCGGCCACGGTCCTGCTGCGCGGCCTGGGCTCAGGCGTGTTCTTCACCCTGGAGGCCTACGTGCCCCTGCTGCTGGTCACCGACCGGGACGCGCCTCCCGTGGTGATCGGCCTGGCATTCACAGGCGCCGCCATGGCCTGGGCCGGCTCCTCCTGGATGCAGGGCCGTCTGCTTGAGCACTGCCCCCGCCACCGCTTGGTCGTGGCCGGTGCAGTGGTGCAGGCGGCGGCGATCGCGCTCGCGGTCGCCGGGACGCTTCCAGTGACGCCTGCGTACACCGCCGCATCGGCCATGATCGTCGCGGCCGTCGGCATGGGTATGTACGCCCCTTCCCTCACCGTGCTGTCACTCACCCACAGCCCGCCCGGTCGGCAGGGCTATGCCAGCAGCGCGATGCAGACCACCCAGAACCTGGGCCAGATAACGGTGTTGGGCGTGTCCTCTGCCCTGTTCAACGCCTGCCTGGGCGCCGGCTCGACCGAAGCCGTCGGCTACGGCGCCGCCTTCGGCCTGCTGCTCGCACCGTGCATCCTGGCCGCCCTGCTCGCCGCCCGCGCCCGCAGCGCGTGA
- a CDS encoding isochorismatase family protein, with amino-acid sequence MPHASALLVIDMQNALVAIAHRAAETVAAITGLRERAKAAGVPIVTIQHQGDGVEAGTEGWRIVPELAPGAHEAVVHKTSADSFLGTDLDKTLKALGVTEVVVTGFATEICVDTTARQALSHRYDLVLVADGHTTSHRPDTGEYASPKQSIAHHNEIFRHIDFPGRSIRVLPASEVDFAAAWKPRR; translated from the coding sequence ATGCCACATGCCTCCGCGCTCCTCGTCATCGACATGCAGAACGCCCTGGTGGCCATCGCGCACCGGGCCGCCGAGACTGTCGCCGCGATCACCGGGCTCCGCGAACGAGCCAAAGCCGCGGGCGTGCCGATTGTGACGATCCAGCATCAGGGTGACGGGGTGGAGGCGGGTACCGAGGGCTGGCGGATCGTGCCCGAACTCGCGCCGGGCGCCCACGAGGCGGTCGTCCACAAGACGAGCGCGGACAGCTTCCTCGGCACCGATCTCGACAAGACCCTGAAGGCGCTGGGAGTCACCGAGGTGGTCGTCACCGGGTTCGCGACCGAGATCTGCGTGGACACCACGGCGCGGCAGGCGCTGAGCCACCGGTACGACCTGGTGCTGGTCGCCGACGGGCACACCACGTCCCACCGGCCCGACACCGGCGAGTACGCCTCGCCGAAGCAGTCGATCGCGCACCACAACGAGATCTTCCGGCACATCGACTTTCCCGGGCGGAGTATCCGGGTGCTGCCCGCGTCCGAAGTGGACTTCGCTGCGGCTTGGAAGCCGCGCAGGTAG
- a CDS encoding lactonase family protein, with amino-acid sequence MSSRAGRTETASAPGASRRRFLGAVAVAAVGATAVGSAAPANASPTPSASPSPSARACARGSRSLFLGTYTSVPGGGAGIGLANYDEATGRITATGTVSGVSDPSFLALHPSGRTLYCVNEQQQGGVSAVRLSPDGQHQVLGTRSTGGAGPCHLSVHPGGRWLLSANYLSGSVAVHPIDTSGALGARTALVTHSTPPPGPGQEGPHAHQIVTSPDGGHVLAVDLGNDTVYTYRLDTSRGELALVSYASLRPGAGPRHLTFHPAGRFAYLANEVDNTVVVCAYDPATGRLTPGTPQPTGTGPGTSYPAQLVVTDNGRYAFLANRGHNSLTRYAIEGGGSRLRLLGTVPVGGDFPRHIALSPSENLLFAANQRSSSVSVFQVDHDSGELRPAGSPFSSPVAVCALPL; translated from the coding sequence ATGAGCAGCAGGGCAGGACGGACGGAGACGGCATCGGCTCCCGGCGCCAGCCGCCGCCGGTTCCTCGGCGCGGTCGCGGTCGCCGCGGTCGGCGCAACGGCCGTGGGCTCCGCGGCCCCGGCGAACGCGAGCCCGACCCCGAGCGCGAGCCCCAGTCCGAGTGCTCGGGCATGCGCCCGTGGCTCGCGCTCGCTGTTCCTGGGCACGTACACCTCGGTCCCGGGTGGCGGCGCCGGGATCGGTCTCGCCAACTACGACGAGGCGACGGGGCGGATCACCGCCACCGGTACGGTCTCCGGTGTCAGTGACCCTTCCTTCCTGGCCCTCCACCCCTCGGGTCGCACGCTGTACTGCGTGAACGAACAGCAGCAGGGCGGGGTGAGTGCCGTCCGGCTCTCACCCGACGGTCAGCACCAGGTGCTCGGCACCCGAAGCACCGGCGGCGCCGGCCCCTGCCATCTGTCCGTGCACCCCGGCGGGCGCTGGCTGCTCAGCGCCAACTACCTCTCCGGCAGCGTGGCCGTGCACCCGATCGACACCTCCGGCGCGCTGGGCGCACGTACCGCCCTCGTCACTCACTCCACGCCGCCGCCCGGCCCCGGCCAGGAAGGACCGCACGCCCACCAGATCGTCACCAGCCCGGACGGCGGTCACGTACTCGCTGTCGACCTGGGCAATGACACGGTCTACACCTACCGGCTGGACACCTCGCGAGGAGAGCTCGCCCTGGTCTCGTACGCGAGCCTGAGGCCGGGTGCGGGACCCCGGCATCTCACCTTCCACCCCGCCGGCCGGTTCGCCTATCTGGCCAACGAGGTGGACAACACCGTCGTCGTCTGTGCCTACGACCCCGCCACCGGAAGGCTCACGCCCGGCACGCCTCAGCCGACCGGCACGGGACCGGGCACGAGCTATCCGGCGCAACTGGTCGTGACCGACAACGGCCGGTACGCCTTCCTCGCCAACCGCGGCCACAACAGCCTGACCCGCTACGCGATCGAGGGCGGCGGGTCCCGGCTGCGGCTGCTGGGGACGGTACCGGTGGGCGGTGACTTCCCCCGGCACATCGCCCTCTCCCCCAGCGAGAACCTGCTCTTCGCGGCGAACCAGCGGTCCAGTTCGGTCAGCGTCTTCCAGGTCGATCACGACAGTGGTGAACTCCGGCCCGCGGGAAGCCCGTTCAGCTCCCCGGTCGCCGTCTGCGCACTGCCGCTCTAG
- a CDS encoding alpha-mannosidase, translating to MHDDRSLVEARLRRVLDERIRPAVYPESVPLEVAVWNAPGEPVPVAEGLAASPGPIAVGDMWGAPWGTSWFRVTGTVPAAWAGKTVEAILDLGFDENMPGFQCEGLVHRPDGTPVKGLNPRNQWVRIGAPVEGGEEVRLHIEAASNPVILDYHPFLPTQLGEKETAGTDPQYTLTRMDLAVFDETVWQLVLDLEVLGELMQELPVEGARRWDILRAVGHALDAIDLQDVNGTAAAARSCLEGVLSTPAGPSAHRISAIGHAHIDSAWLWPLRETVRKVARTTSNMTALLEDEPEFIFTMSQAQQFAWIKEHRPEVYAKVKKAVAQGRFVPAGGMWVESDTNMPGSEAMARQFVHGKRFFLDEFGIENDEAWLPDTFGFAAGLPQIIKAAGSKWLLTQKISWSQTNKFPHHTFQWEGIDGTRIFTHFPPVDTYNCSMRGSEIAHAAKNFKDKGVARHSLAPTGWGDGGGGTTREMVAKAARLRDLDGSATVRWETPTEFFTKAEAEYPNAPVWVGELYLELHRATLTSQAKTKQGNRRSEHLLREAELWAATAAVRTGFPYPYEELDRIWKTVLLHQFHDILPGSSIAWVHREAEKTYRAVAEELNGIIDGAQHALAGDGSGTLVFNSAPHERHGVAAGGAAVAAVGGSAQLSPREDGGFVLDNGLLQVEIDGRGLVTSAYDIGAERETVAPGRVANLLQIHPDFPNMWDAWDVDAFYRNTVTDLTDADEITPVVTGTSAAVRVVRSFGDSKVTQLLTLPAGAKRLDIDTEVDWHETEKFLKASFPLDIHAERYASETQFGHFHRATHTNTSWEAAKFEACNHRFVHLEEPGWGIALVNDSTYGHDVTRTVRAADSGTTTTLRVSLLRAPRFPDPETDQGVHRFRHALVPGAAIGDAVREGFRINLPERRVAGDAAVTPLVTVDNDAVVISAVKLADDASGDVVVRLYESRGGRARVGVTAGFEAVEAAATDLLERPSADEPRLELADGAVKLTLRPFQLVTLRLTRSRT from the coding sequence ATGCATGACGACCGCAGCCTTGTCGAAGCCCGCCTCAGGCGCGTCCTCGACGAGCGCATCCGCCCCGCCGTGTACCCCGAGTCCGTACCGCTGGAGGTGGCCGTCTGGAACGCGCCGGGCGAACCCGTCCCGGTCGCAGAAGGGCTCGCCGCCTCGCCAGGGCCGATCGCGGTCGGCGACATGTGGGGCGCTCCGTGGGGGACCAGCTGGTTCCGGGTCACCGGGACCGTACCGGCCGCGTGGGCCGGCAAGACCGTGGAAGCGATCCTCGACCTCGGCTTCGACGAGAACATGCCTGGCTTCCAGTGCGAGGGCCTCGTCCACCGCCCCGACGGCACCCCGGTGAAGGGACTCAATCCGCGCAACCAGTGGGTGCGCATCGGCGCGCCCGTCGAAGGCGGCGAGGAAGTGCGCCTCCACATCGAGGCCGCCTCCAACCCCGTGATCCTCGACTACCACCCGTTCCTGCCGACGCAGCTCGGAGAGAAGGAGACCGCGGGCACCGACCCGCAGTACACCCTGACCCGCATGGATCTCGCCGTCTTCGACGAGACCGTGTGGCAGCTCGTGCTCGACCTGGAGGTCCTGGGCGAACTGATGCAGGAGCTGCCTGTGGAGGGCGCCCGCCGTTGGGACATCCTGCGGGCCGTGGGCCACGCCCTCGACGCGATCGACCTCCAGGACGTGAACGGCACTGCTGCCGCGGCCCGTTCCTGCCTCGAGGGAGTCCTCTCCACCCCCGCCGGTCCCTCGGCGCACCGGATCAGCGCGATCGGCCACGCCCATATCGACTCCGCCTGGCTGTGGCCGCTGCGCGAGACGGTACGCAAGGTCGCCCGTACGACGTCCAATATGACGGCGCTCCTCGAGGATGAGCCGGAGTTCATCTTCACCATGTCGCAGGCGCAGCAGTTCGCCTGGATCAAGGAACACCGGCCCGAGGTGTACGCGAAGGTCAAGAAGGCCGTGGCGCAGGGGCGGTTCGTGCCTGCGGGCGGCATGTGGGTCGAGTCCGACACGAACATGCCGGGCTCGGAGGCGATGGCCCGTCAGTTCGTGCACGGCAAGCGGTTCTTCCTGGACGAGTTCGGCATCGAGAACGACGAGGCCTGGCTGCCCGACACCTTCGGCTTCGCGGCCGGACTCCCGCAGATCATCAAGGCGGCCGGGTCCAAGTGGCTGCTGACACAGAAGATCTCGTGGTCGCAGACGAACAAGTTCCCGCACCACACCTTCCAGTGGGAGGGCATCGACGGCACCCGGATCTTCACGCACTTCCCGCCCGTCGACACCTACAACTGCTCGATGAGGGGCAGCGAAATCGCCCACGCGGCAAAGAACTTCAAGGACAAGGGCGTCGCCAGGCACTCCCTCGCACCGACCGGCTGGGGCGACGGAGGTGGCGGCACCACCCGCGAGATGGTCGCCAAGGCGGCCCGGCTGCGCGACCTCGACGGCTCGGCGACCGTCCGGTGGGAGACCCCCACGGAGTTCTTCACCAAGGCGGAGGCCGAATACCCCAACGCGCCCGTCTGGGTCGGCGAGCTCTATCTGGAGCTGCACCGCGCCACGCTCACCAGCCAGGCGAAGACCAAGCAGGGCAACCGCCGCAGCGAGCATCTGCTGCGCGAGGCCGAACTGTGGGCGGCCACCGCCGCAGTGCGGACCGGATTCCCTTACCCGTACGAGGAGTTGGACCGCATCTGGAAGACGGTGCTGCTGCACCAGTTCCATGACATCCTGCCCGGCTCGTCCATCGCCTGGGTGCACCGGGAGGCCGAGAAGACATACCGGGCCGTCGCCGAGGAGCTGAACGGCATCATCGACGGGGCGCAGCACGCGCTCGCAGGCGACGGATCCGGAACCCTTGTCTTCAACTCCGCACCACACGAGCGGCACGGTGTGGCGGCAGGCGGTGCCGCGGTGGCGGCCGTCGGCGGCAGCGCCCAGCTCTCCCCGCGCGAGGACGGCGGCTTCGTCCTCGACAACGGCCTGCTTCAGGTCGAGATCGACGGACGAGGCCTGGTGACGTCCGCGTACGACATCGGCGCGGAGCGCGAGACCGTGGCCCCCGGCCGGGTGGCGAACCTGCTGCAGATCCACCCCGACTTCCCGAACATGTGGGACGCGTGGGACGTCGACGCGTTCTACCGCAACACCGTCACCGACCTGACGGACGCCGACGAGATCACCCCTGTTGTGACCGGCACATCGGCGGCGGTGCGCGTCGTCCGCAGCTTCGGCGACTCGAAGGTCACCCAGCTGCTGACCCTGCCCGCCGGCGCCAAACGCCTCGACATCGACACCGAGGTCGACTGGCACGAGACGGAGAAGTTCCTCAAGGCGTCCTTCCCGCTGGACATTCACGCCGAGCGGTATGCGTCGGAGACCCAGTTCGGCCATTTCCACCGGGCCACGCATACCAACACCAGCTGGGAGGCGGCCAAGTTCGAGGCATGCAACCACCGCTTCGTGCATCTGGAGGAGCCCGGCTGGGGCATCGCGCTCGTCAACGACTCGACGTACGGCCATGACGTCACCCGTACCGTCCGCGCAGCCGACTCCGGAACGACGACCACACTCCGCGTCTCGCTGCTGCGAGCCCCGCGCTTTCCCGACCCGGAGACAGACCAGGGCGTGCACCGATTCCGCCATGCCCTCGTGCCCGGCGCGGCGATCGGCGACGCGGTCCGCGAGGGCTTCCGCATCAACCTCCCGGAGCGACGGGTCGCGGGCGACGCGGCGGTGACCCCGCTGGTGACGGTGGACAACGACGCGGTCGTGATCTCCGCGGTGAAGCTGGCGGACGATGCGAGCGGCGATGTCGTCGTACGCCTGTACGAGTCGCGGGGCGGCCGCGCCCGGGTCGGCGTCACCGCCGGATTCGAAGCCGTCGAGGCAGCCGCGACCGACCTGCTGGAGCGACCGTCCGCGGACGAACCGAGGCTGGAACTGGCCGACGGTGCGGTGAAGTTGACCCTCCGCCCCTTCCAGCTGGTCACCCTGCGCCTGACGCGCTCCCGGACCTGA
- a CDS encoding endo-beta-N-acetylglucosaminidase, producing the protein MTPHLSRRALLLASAAAAVTPALVPGIASAATKTTPGTPYASYWYPDSFPSGTPGQGITWRSLKAWRAEDDTDLAFNKSAVPLARRFTPTPVNATARSGQARVQSLVSFGPTAGNPSQGAATADYYALTHWSYLDELVFWGGSSGEGLILAPNAPIVDAAHRHGVPVLGNVFLPPVDYSGDLRWTRDLVQKDSFGRFPLAERLVAVATAYGFDGWFINAETGGGNSALAADMLGFVKELKSLGAPKGLRVCWYDSMTVNGSVSWQGALNDLNKAFFQAADSMFIDFRWSRSSLASSGQVAQQPGRSRYELWAGVDVEANGWNRSVDWDAIIPENTADIVSLGFYRPEWTRNHLPADRTPAQFHAADDRFWSGQSLDPSRPAPGESWRAPARAVADRSTVDTVPFATTFNTGHGLRWYEGGKVTSDAQWNHLGVQDRLPSRQWVVRTNGQRPSVSHDFADAWHGGSSLLVDGSLDAPTTVDLYATRLPLSAETVVELTHRADAGRVVVELAVAVAEPSTPGAPIPYTYLPVGTAGPGSGWTTSTVRLNSPTGTVRALGVRLTASSGPVKWRLGALAVRDKAAQSPAAPADLRITATTGGDLRFGWQAAPGAVRHYTLHRVLPDGKRRFLGATCQRAFFVPGLKPEQGERSARFELRAVGELYTTSAPSTAAHPW; encoded by the coding sequence ATGACCCCCCACCTCAGCCGACGCGCCCTCCTGTTGGCATCGGCGGCGGCAGCCGTGACCCCGGCCCTCGTGCCCGGCATCGCGTCCGCCGCGACGAAGACAACGCCCGGCACGCCGTACGCCTCCTACTGGTACCCCGACTCGTTCCCCTCCGGCACCCCGGGCCAGGGCATCACCTGGCGCAGCCTCAAGGCCTGGCGCGCCGAGGACGACACTGATCTGGCGTTCAACAAGTCGGCCGTGCCGCTCGCCCGGCGGTTCACGCCCACGCCGGTCAACGCCACCGCCCGCAGCGGGCAGGCGCGCGTCCAGTCCCTCGTCTCCTTCGGCCCCACCGCCGGCAACCCCTCCCAGGGCGCGGCCACCGCCGACTACTACGCCCTGACCCACTGGTCCTACCTGGACGAGCTGGTCTTCTGGGGCGGCTCGTCGGGGGAGGGCCTGATCCTCGCGCCCAACGCCCCGATCGTGGACGCCGCACACCGCCACGGTGTGCCCGTCCTCGGCAATGTCTTCCTGCCGCCCGTGGACTACAGCGGCGATCTGCGCTGGACCCGGGACCTCGTCCAGAAGGACTCCTTCGGCAGATTCCCGCTCGCCGAGCGGCTCGTCGCGGTAGCCACGGCGTACGGTTTCGACGGCTGGTTCATCAACGCGGAGACCGGAGGCGGCAACAGCGCACTCGCGGCCGACATGCTCGGTTTCGTGAAGGAGCTGAAGAGTCTGGGCGCGCCGAAGGGACTGCGCGTCTGCTGGTACGACTCGATGACCGTGAACGGTTCGGTGAGCTGGCAGGGCGCGCTGAACGACCTTAACAAGGCGTTCTTCCAGGCCGCCGACTCCATGTTCATCGACTTCCGCTGGTCGCGGTCCTCGCTGGCGTCCTCCGGTCAGGTCGCTCAGCAACCAGGGCGCAGCCGCTACGAGTTGTGGGCGGGAGTCGATGTCGAGGCGAACGGCTGGAACAGGTCCGTCGACTGGGACGCCATCATCCCCGAGAACACGGCGGACATCGTCTCGCTGGGCTTCTACCGGCCCGAGTGGACCCGTAACCACCTGCCCGCGGACCGCACCCCGGCCCAGTTCCACGCCGCCGACGACCGGTTCTGGAGCGGGCAGTCGCTCGACCCGTCGCGGCCCGCCCCCGGCGAGTCCTGGCGGGCTCCCGCGCGTGCCGTCGCCGACCGCTCGACCGTCGACACCGTGCCCTTCGCGACCACCTTCAACACCGGCCACGGACTGCGCTGGTACGAGGGCGGCAAGGTGACGTCGGACGCGCAGTGGAACCATCTCGGCGTTCAGGACCGCCTCCCGTCCCGCCAATGGGTCGTGCGCACGAACGGTCAACGCCCCTCGGTCTCCCATGACTTCGCCGATGCCTGGCACGGAGGCAGCAGCCTCCTCGTCGACGGCTCGCTCGATGCGCCCACCACGGTGGACCTGTACGCGACCAGGCTCCCGCTCAGCGCGGAGACGGTCGTCGAGCTCACCCACCGCGCCGACGCGGGCCGGGTCGTGGTCGAGCTCGCGGTGGCCGTGGCCGAGCCCTCGACGCCCGGTGCACCCATTCCGTACACCTACCTCCCCGTGGGCACCGCGGGCCCGGGCAGCGGCTGGACCACCTCGACCGTGCGGCTGAACAGCCCGACCGGGACCGTGCGCGCGCTCGGTGTCCGACTCACCGCGAGCAGCGGACCCGTGAAATGGCGGCTCGGCGCCCTGGCTGTGCGCGACAAGGCCGCACAGAGCCCCGCCGCCCCGGCCGACCTGAGGATCACCGCCACCACGGGCGGCGACTTACGCTTCGGATGGCAGGCCGCCCCGGGGGCGGTTCGTCACTACACACTGCACCGCGTCCTGCCCGACGGGAAACGGCGCTTCCTCGGGGCAACCTGCCAGCGAGCATTCTTCGTCCCCGGCCTGAAGCCCGAACAGGGTGAGCGGTCGGCGCGGTTCGAACTGCGCGCGGTCGGGGAGCTCTACACCACATCGGCACCATCGACCGCAGCCCACCCCTGGTAA
- a CDS encoding glycoside hydrolase 5 family protein yields the protein MSSSVPRFGANYTPSQGWFHHWLDFDLDAVRADLDSIAGLGLDHIRVFPLWPLFQPNRTLIRPRAVEQLVQLADAAAERGLDVNVDGLQGHLSSFDFLPAWTRTWHRRNMFTDPDVVSGQAEYLRTLAAALGDRPNFIGMTVGNEINQFSSGPHPDPDRISAEQAGSWLRRLLDACEAGAPGRLHLHAEYDAVWYQDDHPFTPAHSARIGAATAVHSWVFNGTAQRHGRTGVATEHHAAYLIELSKAWALDPRRPVWLQEVGAPAPLVPAEHAAHFAEATVANALDCQDVWGVTWWCSHDVSRSLADFPELEYNLGLLTNDGQAKPVGRTIARIVEEWRGKEHSPAPRATALVVDTGDEESAPRRSRCAPGGAFFEAFARLTMEGVRPTAVLAGCAEDKEHLAARGITEVVTPGQVGA from the coding sequence ATGAGCTCTTCCGTGCCGCGCTTCGGCGCCAACTACACGCCCAGCCAGGGCTGGTTCCACCACTGGCTGGACTTCGACCTCGACGCCGTACGCGCCGACCTGGACTCGATCGCCGGCCTCGGCCTCGACCACATCCGGGTTTTCCCGCTCTGGCCGCTCTTCCAGCCCAACCGGACCCTCATCCGCCCGCGCGCCGTCGAACAGCTCGTACAGCTCGCCGACGCGGCGGCCGAACGCGGTCTGGACGTCAACGTCGACGGCCTGCAAGGGCACTTGTCGAGCTTCGACTTCCTGCCCGCATGGACCCGGACCTGGCACCGGCGGAACATGTTCACCGACCCCGATGTCGTATCGGGACAGGCCGAGTACCTGCGTACGCTCGCGGCCGCGCTCGGCGACCGGCCGAACTTCATCGGCATGACCGTCGGCAACGAGATCAACCAGTTCTCCAGCGGCCCGCACCCCGATCCCGACCGCATCTCGGCCGAACAGGCCGGGAGTTGGCTGCGGCGGCTGCTCGACGCCTGTGAGGCCGGGGCGCCCGGCAGGCTCCATCTGCACGCCGAGTACGACGCGGTCTGGTACCAGGACGACCACCCGTTCACCCCCGCCCACTCGGCACGCATCGGCGCCGCGACCGCCGTGCACTCCTGGGTCTTCAACGGCACCGCCCAGCGGCACGGGCGTACGGGAGTTGCGACCGAGCACCATGCCGCCTATCTGATCGAGCTCTCCAAAGCCTGGGCTCTCGATCCGCGCCGGCCCGTATGGCTGCAGGAGGTCGGAGCACCCGCGCCGCTCGTCCCGGCCGAGCACGCCGCCCACTTCGCCGAGGCGACCGTGGCGAACGCGCTGGACTGCCAGGACGTCTGGGGAGTCACCTGGTGGTGCTCCCACGATGTGTCCCGCTCGCTCGCGGACTTCCCCGAACTCGAGTACAACCTCGGTCTGTTGACCAACGACGGGCAGGCCAAACCGGTCGGCCGCACGATCGCGCGCATCGTCGAGGAGTGGCGGGGGAAGGAACACAGTCCCGCGCCGCGCGCCACCGCGCTCGTCGTCGACACCGGTGACGAGGAGTCGGCGCCCCGGCGATCCAGGTGCGCACCCGGTGGCGCCTTCTTCGAGGCCTTCGCCCGGCTCACGATGGAGGGCGTCCGGCCCACGGCCGTCCTCGCGGGCTGCGCGGAGGACAAGGAGCACCTTGCTGCACGAGGCATCACCGAAGTGGTAACCCCGGGGCAGGTCGGCGCATGA
- a CDS encoding carbohydrate ABC transporter permease: protein MSLMKITDADGRRIPGWQLVLRYSLLIAVLALTVGPFLWQLSTSLKGPHEDIFSSPPTFLPGEPTLDNYARVSRTIPVWDYALNSLKVATANVLTNCIGSALAGYALARMRYRGRRVATLVFILAMLVPVEGIIIAQFTTMRDLGLNNTLIAVLLPGCIAAMNVLLMRNAFLNLPHEVEEAAFVDGATAWQRFLRISLPSVKGTLAVVAIFAFMGAWDDFLWPLIVLSDPENFTLTIGLNYLHGTFANDERLVAAGTVIAVLPLIVLFACLQRFFFRGVGEGAVKG, encoded by the coding sequence ATGAGCCTCATGAAGATCACGGACGCCGACGGCAGGCGCATCCCCGGCTGGCAGCTCGTACTCCGCTACAGCCTGCTGATCGCCGTACTGGCGCTGACCGTCGGGCCTTTCTTGTGGCAGCTGTCCACCTCGCTCAAAGGCCCGCACGAGGACATCTTCAGCTCACCGCCCACATTCCTGCCGGGCGAGCCGACGCTCGACAACTACGCGCGCGTCTCCCGGACCATCCCGGTCTGGGACTACGCGCTGAACTCGCTGAAGGTCGCCACCGCCAATGTGCTGACCAACTGCATCGGCTCCGCACTGGCAGGCTATGCCCTCGCCCGGATGCGCTACCGCGGACGCAGGGTCGCGACCCTGGTGTTCATCCTCGCGATGCTCGTCCCCGTCGAGGGCATCATCATCGCCCAGTTCACCACCATGCGTGACCTCGGTCTGAACAACACCCTGATCGCCGTACTGCTGCCCGGCTGCATCGCGGCGATGAACGTCCTGCTGATGCGCAATGCCTTCCTGAATCTCCCGCACGAGGTGGAGGAAGCGGCATTCGTCGACGGGGCCACCGCATGGCAGCGATTCCTGCGCATATCCCTGCCCTCGGTCAAGGGCACCCTCGCCGTCGTCGCCATCTTCGCCTTCATGGGCGCCTGGGACGACTTCCTGTGGCCCCTGATCGTACTCAGCGACCCGGAGAACTTCACCCTGACCATCGGCCTGAACTATCTGCACGGCACCTTCGCCAACGATGAACGCCTCGTCGCCGCGGGCACGGTCATCGCCGTACTCCCGTTGATCGTTCTCTTCGCCTGTCTGCAGCGCTTCTTCTTCCGCGGTGTCGGCGAGGGCGCCGTCAAGGGCTGA